One genomic window of Vicinamibacterales bacterium includes the following:
- a CDS encoding feruloyl-CoA synthase: MRRSMFAPAAVEVERRDGGLVYLRSPQPLGPTARCLTEWLVSWGARVPDRPLLAERDGDRWRTVTYGQALDAARRLAQALLDLGLSAGRPLAILSDNSVDHGLLMLGALHVGVPVVPVSPAYSLLSSDHAKLRHIVALVEPGLVWTSDPEAFAPALAAVGAPRPPTVAELLDSTPGPAVDRAHAAVGPGDVAKVLFTSGSTGAPKGVINTHGMLTSNQQMLAQGWPFLERRPPVVVDWLPWNHTFGGNHNFNLVLRNGGTLYIDGGRPVPGRIEVTARNLTDVSPTLYFNVPRGFDLLLPCLERDASLRRRFFHDLDAVFYAAAALPDNLWRRLAAVAAAETGGRLAMLSGWGSTETSPLATQVHFPIERADVIGLPVAGATLKLVPAGDKLEVRVRGPHVTPGYFRQPHLTAEAFDDEGFYRIGDAVRFADPADPARGLVFDGRVAEDFKLSTGTWVSAGTVRVRLVAAADPLVQDAVVTGHDRDEVGALVFLSAAARALGEAELHERLAAVLRALAAEGAGSAATPGRLLVLEDPPSIDGGEITDKGYINQRAVRARRQALVDRLYDDGPGVIRP, from the coding sequence ATGCGTCGATCGATGTTCGCCCCGGCCGCCGTGGAGGTGGAGCGCCGCGACGGCGGCCTCGTGTACCTCCGGTCGCCGCAGCCGCTCGGCCCGACGGCCCGCTGCCTCACCGAGTGGCTCGTGTCGTGGGGCGCGCGCGTGCCCGATCGGCCGCTGCTTGCCGAGCGGGACGGCGACAGGTGGCGCACCGTCACCTACGGGCAGGCCCTCGACGCGGCGCGGCGTCTCGCGCAGGCGCTCCTGGACCTGGGGCTCTCGGCCGGCCGGCCGCTGGCGATCCTGTCGGACAACTCCGTGGACCACGGCCTCCTGATGCTGGGCGCCCTCCACGTCGGCGTGCCCGTCGTCCCGGTCTCGCCGGCCTACTCGCTCCTGTCCAGCGACCACGCGAAGCTGCGGCACATCGTCGCCCTCGTCGAGCCCGGCCTCGTCTGGACCTCCGACCCGGAGGCCTTCGCGCCCGCGCTGGCCGCGGTCGGAGCGCCCAGGCCGCCGACGGTGGCCGAGCTGCTCGACTCCACGCCGGGTCCGGCGGTGGACCGGGCCCATGCCGCGGTCGGCCCCGGGGACGTCGCGAAGGTGCTCTTCACGTCCGGGTCCACCGGCGCGCCGAAGGGCGTCATCAACACACACGGCATGCTGACGTCGAACCAGCAGATGCTCGCGCAGGGCTGGCCGTTCCTCGAACGCCGCCCGCCCGTCGTCGTGGACTGGCTGCCCTGGAATCACACCTTCGGCGGCAACCACAACTTCAACCTCGTGCTGCGCAACGGCGGCACGCTCTACATCGACGGCGGCCGGCCGGTGCCTGGACGGATCGAGGTCACGGCGCGCAACCTGACCGACGTCTCGCCGACGCTCTACTTCAACGTGCCGCGGGGGTTCGACCTCCTGCTGCCGTGCCTCGAGCGGGACGCGTCGCTCCGCCGCCGGTTCTTCCACGACCTGGACGCCGTGTTCTACGCGGCGGCGGCGTTGCCGGACAATCTGTGGCGGCGTCTCGCCGCCGTCGCCGCCGCCGAGACGGGCGGGCGTCTCGCGATGCTGTCGGGATGGGGGTCGACCGAGACGTCGCCGCTCGCCACCCAGGTGCACTTCCCGATCGAGCGGGCGGACGTGATCGGGCTGCCGGTCGCCGGCGCGACGCTGAAGCTCGTGCCCGCGGGCGACAAGCTCGAAGTGCGGGTGCGCGGCCCGCACGTGACCCCCGGCTACTTCCGGCAGCCGCATCTCACCGCCGAGGCCTTCGACGACGAGGGCTTCTACAGGATCGGGGATGCCGTGCGCTTCGCGGACCCGGCCGATCCCGCGCGCGGCCTGGTGTTCGATGGCCGTGTGGCCGAGGACTTCAAGCTCTCCACCGGCACCTGGGTCAGCGCCGGCACGGTCCGCGTGCGGCTGGTGGCGGCGGCCGATCCGCTCGTCCAGGACGCCGTCGTCACCGGACACGACCGCGACGAGGTGGGCGCGCTCGTCTTCCTGTCCGCTGCCGCCCGGGCGCTCGGAGAGGCCGAGCTCCACGAGCGGCTCGCCGCCGTCCTGCGCGCGCTGGCCGCCGAGGGCGCCGGCAGCGCCGCGACGCCGGGACGCCTCCTGGTCCTGGAGGACCCGCCGTCGATCGACGGCGGCGAGATCACCGACAAGGGCTACATCAACCAGCGGGCGGTGCGGGCGCGGCGGCAGGCCCTCGTCGACCGCCTCTACGACGACGGTCCAGGCGTCATTCGCCCCTGA